One window from the genome of Dehalococcoidales bacterium encodes:
- a CDS encoding enoyl-CoA hydratase-related protein: MAAVIYEKKGHIAIITLNRPEALNALNADIHRELHETMVDFRDNDDLWVAILTGTGDRAFSAGADIKGFQPGTGEAPRRGDEPPVRADTIWKPVIAAIHGYCLGGGLELALTCDIRIAADNAQLGQPEVNIGFMAGGGGTQRLPRFIPRAVAAEILLTGNRINTEEALRWGLVSRVVPRDQLMSTAMEIAETICQRGPLGIRATKEAIIRGYDMTLPDGLYLEAEKVAYVRTTDDFMEGARAFAQKKTPDYKGK, encoded by the coding sequence ATGGCTGCTGTTATTTATGAGAAGAAAGGCCACATCGCAATTATCACCCTCAACCGTCCTGAGGCTTTGAATGCCCTGAATGCTGATATACATCGTGAACTACATGAAACGATGGTCGATTTCCGGGACAACGACGACCTCTGGGTTGCCATCCTTACCGGTACCGGGGACAGGGCGTTCTCCGCCGGTGCGGATATCAAGGGTTTCCAGCCCGGTACCGGGGAAGCACCCCGGCGGGGTGATGAACCACCAGTGCGGGCGGACACGATATGGAAGCCTGTCATCGCCGCGATACACGGCTACTGCCTTGGCGGGGGCCTGGAACTGGCTCTGACATGTGATATCAGGATAGCCGCTGATAACGCCCAGTTGGGCCAGCCGGAGGTAAACATTGGCTTCATGGCTGGCGGCGGTGGCACTCAGAGGTTGCCTCGCTTCATTCCCCGTGCGGTTGCCGCCGAGATACTGCTTACGGGAAACCGTATAAACACCGAAGAGGCGCTGCGCTGGGGTCTGGTCAGCAGGGTTGTCCCGCGGGACCAGTTGATGTCGACTGCCATGGAGATAGCCGAGACTATCTGCCAGCGGGGTCCGCTCGGTATCAGGGCAACCAAAGAGGCCATTATCCGGGGGTATGATATGACTCTGCCGGATGGCCTGTACCTGGAGGCCGAGAAGGTCGCCTACGTCAGGACAACCGATGACTTCATGGAAGGGGCCAGGGCCTTCGCCCAGAAGAAGACTCCCGATTACAAGGG
- a CDS encoding response regulator transcription factor: MKILIIEDNADNIHPISAVFKLRWPTCTTISTTKGVKGVALVETESPDLVILEVNLPDIDGFEVLRQIRMLSEIPVVFLTERGDEMDIIRGLEEGADDYIVKPFSALELLARARATLRRSGLRDGLDESTPPLVIGDLTIDFQSKEVTLEDKPVHLTATEYQILYYLVRSPGTWVNHSSLEQWIWGQRGAVDSSVIRRYIYQLRRKLNDVPPRLIVNEPGRGYKFNTANSKLSTV; encoded by the coding sequence ATGAAGATACTAATTATTGAGGATAACGCCGATAACATCCACCCAATATCCGCGGTATTCAAACTCCGCTGGCCAACGTGTACTACAATCTCGACGACTAAGGGAGTAAAAGGCGTAGCGCTGGTTGAGACCGAATCACCTGATCTCGTTATTCTTGAGGTCAACCTCCCCGACATAGATGGGTTTGAGGTCCTCCGCCAGATACGTATGCTTTCTGAAATCCCGGTTGTTTTCCTCACCGAGAGAGGAGACGAGATGGATATCATCAGGGGGCTGGAAGAAGGGGCTGATGACTATATAGTTAAGCCCTTCAGCGCTCTGGAGCTTCTGGCCAGAGCAAGGGCAACACTACGGCGCAGCGGTCTCCGGGACGGCCTCGATGAAAGCACGCCTCCTTTGGTCATTGGAGACCTGACGATAGACTTCCAGTCAAAGGAAGTAACGCTTGAGGATAAACCGGTCCACCTTACCGCTACCGAATACCAGATCCTCTACTACCTGGTGCGTAGTCCGGGGACGTGGGTGAATCATAGCTCCCTGGAACAGTGGATCTGGGGGCAACGGGGGGCTGTTGACTCCTCCGTCATCAGGAGGTATATCTACCAGCTACGCCGCAAACTCAACGACGTCCCTCCGCGGTTGATCGTGAACGAACCTGGCAGAGGATACAAGTTCAACACTGCCAACAGCAAGCTGTCTACCGTTTAG
- the xrt gene encoding exosortase: protein MKRGQLVTTVLIGGMCTALYVPVLVYLVQVWLASAYYSHGFLVLPVSALLVWSRRKELAEAKPAGVGAVVLTIGLVAYAVGFIYRIHWLWASSVIPVTAGLLLYFRGARATRSMLFPICFLIFMIPLPVLDSVTVPLQLASTSGSASMVRAFGLPVSNTGTEIQLAGSTFIIGATCSGMSTLISLLALTALFAYLLKGHYLKRTVLFLLAFPIAVAANVLRIALILFVAHFWGSEAALGFFHGLSSPIVFLIAILSLFLISRVSGCSLREADST, encoded by the coding sequence GTGAAAAGAGGGCAACTTGTTACCACGGTGCTAATCGGAGGTATGTGCACTGCCCTCTACGTCCCGGTACTTGTTTACCTCGTCCAGGTCTGGCTGGCTAGCGCCTATTACAGCCACGGTTTCCTCGTACTACCTGTTTCTGCTCTGCTGGTCTGGTCCCGACGTAAGGAACTGGCAGAAGCAAAGCCCGCAGGTGTGGGAGCTGTCGTTCTTACTATCGGGCTGGTGGCGTATGCCGTGGGATTCATCTACAGGATTCATTGGCTCTGGGCATCTTCTGTTATCCCGGTGACTGCCGGACTGCTCCTCTACTTCAGGGGAGCACGAGCTACCCGTTCCATGCTCTTCCCCATTTGCTTCTTGATATTCATGATACCCCTACCCGTTCTCGATTCTGTTACAGTGCCGCTGCAGTTGGCATCAACAAGCGGGTCGGCGTCAATGGTGCGAGCATTCGGTCTGCCGGTCAGCAATACCGGTACCGAAATCCAACTTGCCGGTTCAACCTTCATCATTGGAGCCACTTGCAGCGGGATGAGTACCCTCATCTCACTTCTGGCACTGACTGCGTTATTCGCCTATCTCTTGAAAGGGCACTACCTCAAAAGGACGGTGCTTTTTCTCCTGGCCTTCCCAATAGCCGTTGCGGCTAACGTGCTGAGAATTGCTCTCATTCTGTTCGTTGCCCATTTCTGGGGGAGCGAGGCCGCCCTCGGGTTCTTCCACGGTCTCTCCAGTCCAATTGTCTTTCTAATTGCCATCCTGTCGCTGTTCCTTATAAGTCGCGTCTCAGGATGCAGTCTCAGAGAAGCAGATAGCACTTGA